In a single window of the Drosophila albomicans strain 15112-1751.03 chromosome 3, ASM965048v2, whole genome shotgun sequence genome:
- the LOC117569292 gene encoding protein arginine N-methyltransferase 7 isoform X1 codes for MQAVFRLLSHQRTRLMASFSQVLNPMTGQNTWQERGDDYDYHQEVANAGFGDMLHDWERNQKYDAALRKTIAAMRQAGKPVHVLDIGTGTGILSMMALRAGADTVTACEAFMPMANCAARIFTANAAEQVRLIRKRSTDIKIGVDMPHKANLLVAELLDTELIGEGAIGIYNHAHQHLLTEDAVCIPARATCYAQVAQSPLAAQWNSLKILANLDGDILLRPPAQLAQCSGEAALHDVQLSQLPSHSFRALSKPVEIFKFDFKRKQERKLQRENVLRVELCAPGTIELVFYWWEIDMDNDGEILLSCAPYWAHPELMQLQLNCVDKERPVANVVPWRDHWMQAIYYIPKPLQMPDATEPFWLSCYHDEYSLWFDAHKGQAPTKPVARHSCSCDLHMTYTRSRIGQLNQGTRNKRYLSYLEEALLDAKTEPVHLLVLGDGCLLGLAGAALGAATVRCLEPHRFSRRLLESITKHNQLTNVTFLDSIKELEAKDLANLTHIFAEPYFLNAILPWDNFYFGTLLLQLLEKLPPAVKISPCAARIYALPVEFLDLHKIRAPIVSCEGFDLKLFDNMVQQSAEEALSLVEPQPLWEYPCRALAQPQEILSIDFANFGLEQQKQGQLALSAAGPCNGIALWVDWQLVANNSPKSVVSTGPIEPVKPGEFVKWDMFVRQGVHFINQTESTTTDGKKRLEWSTTFKPLLGDLSFTFSLNAIHEKKE; via the exons ATGCAGGCAGTATTCCGCTTACTTTCGCATCAACGCACTCGATTAATGGCCAGCTTCTCGCAAGTTCTCAACCCGATGACGGGCCAAAACACATGGCAGGAGCGTGGCGATGACTATGATTACCACCAGGAGGTGGCAAACGCTGGATTTGGCGACATGCTGCACGATTGGGAACGTAACCAGAAGTACGATGCAGCTCTACGAAAAACCATCGCAGCAATGCGTCAAGCCGGCAAACCAGTCCACGTGCTTGACATTGGCACCGGCACCGGAATTCTGTCTATGATGGCACTTCGAGCGGGCGCCGACACCGTAACAGCCTGTGAGGCATTCATGCCCATGGCGAATTGTGCTGCGCGAATATTCACAGCCAATGCGGCGGAGCAAGTGCGACTCATACGCAAGCGTTCCACGGATATTAAGATTGGTGTGGATATGCCGCATAAAGCCAATTTGCTTGTGGCCGAGCTGCTGGATACTGAACTGATTGGAGAGGGTGCCATTGGCATTTACAATCATGCACACCAGCACCTGCTTACCGAGGATGCCGTCTGCATTCCTGCGCGTGCTACATGCTACGCCCAAGTGGCGCAATCTCCTTTAGCGGCTCAGTGGAACAGCCTGAAGATATTGGCCAACCTTGACGGCGACATACTGTTGCGTCCGCCGGCTCAACTTGCTCAGTGTAGCGGCGAAGCGGCTCTTCATGATGTCCAGCTATCCCAGTTGCCGTCCCATTCTTTTCGAGCACTCAGCAAGCCCGTagagatttttaaatttgacttCAAGCGCAAGCAAGAGCGGAAATTGCAGCGTGAAAACGTCTTACGTGTGGAGCTGTGTGCGCCAGGCACAATTGAATTAGTCTTCTACTGGTGGGAAATTGACATGGACAATGATGGTGAAATACTGCTTAGCTGTGCTCCATACTGGGCTCATCCTGAACTGATGCAACTGCAGTTAAATTGCGTCGACAAGGAGCGACCTGTCGCCAATGTCGTGCCTTGGCGGGATCACTGGATGCAGGCCATATACTACATACCTAAGCCTCTACAGATGCCTGACGCAACCGAGCCCTTCTGGCTGAGCTGCTACCACGACGAGTACTCACTGTGGTTCGATGCGCACAAGGGTCAAGCGCCCACGAAGCCTGTGGCTCgacacagctgcagctgtgaCCTGCACATGACCTACACACGGAGTCGCATTGGGCAGCTAAATCAGGGTACGCGGAACAAACGCTACCTGAGCTATTTGGAAGAGGCATTATTAGATGCCAAGACGGAACCTGTCCACCTACTTGTGTTGGGCGATGGTTGTCTGTTGGGACTCGCAGGTGCGGCATTAGGTGCTGCAACTGTGCGTTGCCTGGAGCCGCACCGCTTCTCGCGTCGGCTGCTTGAATCCATCACCAAGCACAACCAGCTCACGAATGTTACGTTTCTGGATAGTATAAAAGAATTAGAAGCCAAGGATCTGGCCAACTTGACACATATTTTTGCCGAGCCTTACTTTCTCAATGCTATTTTACCCTGGGATAACTTTTACTTTGGCACATTGTTACTTCAGCTATTGGAGAAGCTGCCGCCTGCAGTGAAAATATCACCATGCGCAGCTCGCATTTATGCTCTGCCTGTGGAATTTCTCGATCTGCACAAGATACGTGCACCCATCGTTAGTTGTGAAGGTTTCGATCTGAAACTCTTCGATAACATGGTGCAG CAATCGGCGGAGGAGGCGCTTTCGTTAGTGGAGCCGCAGCCCCTTTGGGAATATCCATGTCGTGCTCTTGCCCAGCCACAAGAAATCCTCAGCATTGACTTTGCCAACTTTGGCTTGGAACAACAGAAACAGGGTCAACTGGCTCTGTCGGC AGCTGGCCCGTGCAACGGGATTGCATTGTGGGTAGATTGGCAACTGGTTGCCAACAACAGTCCAAAATCCGTCGTAAGCACGGGACCTATTGAGCCAGTTAAACCCGGTGAATTTGTCAAATGGGACATGTTTGTCCGCCAAGGAGTGCACTTCATCAATCAAACTGAATCAACGACCACAGATGGTAAAAAACGTTTAGAATGGAGCACCACCTTCAAGCCTCTTTTGGGAGATCTGAGCTTTACATTTTCGCTTAATGCCATccatgaaaaaaaagaataa
- the LOC117569292 gene encoding protein arginine N-methyltransferase 7 isoform X2, translating to MASFSQVLNPMTGQNTWQERGDDYDYHQEVANAGFGDMLHDWERNQKYDAALRKTIAAMRQAGKPVHVLDIGTGTGILSMMALRAGADTVTACEAFMPMANCAARIFTANAAEQVRLIRKRSTDIKIGVDMPHKANLLVAELLDTELIGEGAIGIYNHAHQHLLTEDAVCIPARATCYAQVAQSPLAAQWNSLKILANLDGDILLRPPAQLAQCSGEAALHDVQLSQLPSHSFRALSKPVEIFKFDFKRKQERKLQRENVLRVELCAPGTIELVFYWWEIDMDNDGEILLSCAPYWAHPELMQLQLNCVDKERPVANVVPWRDHWMQAIYYIPKPLQMPDATEPFWLSCYHDEYSLWFDAHKGQAPTKPVARHSCSCDLHMTYTRSRIGQLNQGTRNKRYLSYLEEALLDAKTEPVHLLVLGDGCLLGLAGAALGAATVRCLEPHRFSRRLLESITKHNQLTNVTFLDSIKELEAKDLANLTHIFAEPYFLNAILPWDNFYFGTLLLQLLEKLPPAVKISPCAARIYALPVEFLDLHKIRAPIVSCEGFDLKLFDNMVQQSAEEALSLVEPQPLWEYPCRALAQPQEILSIDFANFGLEQQKQGQLALSAAGPCNGIALWVDWQLVANNSPKSVVSTGPIEPVKPGEFVKWDMFVRQGVHFINQTESTTTDGKKRLEWSTTFKPLLGDLSFTFSLNAIHEKKE from the exons ATGGCCAGCTTCTCGCAAGTTCTCAACCCGATGACGGGCCAAAACACATGGCAGGAGCGTGGCGATGACTATGATTACCACCAGGAGGTGGCAAACGCTGGATTTGGCGACATGCTGCACGATTGGGAACGTAACCAGAAGTACGATGCAGCTCTACGAAAAACCATCGCAGCAATGCGTCAAGCCGGCAAACCAGTCCACGTGCTTGACATTGGCACCGGCACCGGAATTCTGTCTATGATGGCACTTCGAGCGGGCGCCGACACCGTAACAGCCTGTGAGGCATTCATGCCCATGGCGAATTGTGCTGCGCGAATATTCACAGCCAATGCGGCGGAGCAAGTGCGACTCATACGCAAGCGTTCCACGGATATTAAGATTGGTGTGGATATGCCGCATAAAGCCAATTTGCTTGTGGCCGAGCTGCTGGATACTGAACTGATTGGAGAGGGTGCCATTGGCATTTACAATCATGCACACCAGCACCTGCTTACCGAGGATGCCGTCTGCATTCCTGCGCGTGCTACATGCTACGCCCAAGTGGCGCAATCTCCTTTAGCGGCTCAGTGGAACAGCCTGAAGATATTGGCCAACCTTGACGGCGACATACTGTTGCGTCCGCCGGCTCAACTTGCTCAGTGTAGCGGCGAAGCGGCTCTTCATGATGTCCAGCTATCCCAGTTGCCGTCCCATTCTTTTCGAGCACTCAGCAAGCCCGTagagatttttaaatttgacttCAAGCGCAAGCAAGAGCGGAAATTGCAGCGTGAAAACGTCTTACGTGTGGAGCTGTGTGCGCCAGGCACAATTGAATTAGTCTTCTACTGGTGGGAAATTGACATGGACAATGATGGTGAAATACTGCTTAGCTGTGCTCCATACTGGGCTCATCCTGAACTGATGCAACTGCAGTTAAATTGCGTCGACAAGGAGCGACCTGTCGCCAATGTCGTGCCTTGGCGGGATCACTGGATGCAGGCCATATACTACATACCTAAGCCTCTACAGATGCCTGACGCAACCGAGCCCTTCTGGCTGAGCTGCTACCACGACGAGTACTCACTGTGGTTCGATGCGCACAAGGGTCAAGCGCCCACGAAGCCTGTGGCTCgacacagctgcagctgtgaCCTGCACATGACCTACACACGGAGTCGCATTGGGCAGCTAAATCAGGGTACGCGGAACAAACGCTACCTGAGCTATTTGGAAGAGGCATTATTAGATGCCAAGACGGAACCTGTCCACCTACTTGTGTTGGGCGATGGTTGTCTGTTGGGACTCGCAGGTGCGGCATTAGGTGCTGCAACTGTGCGTTGCCTGGAGCCGCACCGCTTCTCGCGTCGGCTGCTTGAATCCATCACCAAGCACAACCAGCTCACGAATGTTACGTTTCTGGATAGTATAAAAGAATTAGAAGCCAAGGATCTGGCCAACTTGACACATATTTTTGCCGAGCCTTACTTTCTCAATGCTATTTTACCCTGGGATAACTTTTACTTTGGCACATTGTTACTTCAGCTATTGGAGAAGCTGCCGCCTGCAGTGAAAATATCACCATGCGCAGCTCGCATTTATGCTCTGCCTGTGGAATTTCTCGATCTGCACAAGATACGTGCACCCATCGTTAGTTGTGAAGGTTTCGATCTGAAACTCTTCGATAACATGGTGCAG CAATCGGCGGAGGAGGCGCTTTCGTTAGTGGAGCCGCAGCCCCTTTGGGAATATCCATGTCGTGCTCTTGCCCAGCCACAAGAAATCCTCAGCATTGACTTTGCCAACTTTGGCTTGGAACAACAGAAACAGGGTCAACTGGCTCTGTCGGC AGCTGGCCCGTGCAACGGGATTGCATTGTGGGTAGATTGGCAACTGGTTGCCAACAACAGTCCAAAATCCGTCGTAAGCACGGGACCTATTGAGCCAGTTAAACCCGGTGAATTTGTCAAATGGGACATGTTTGTCCGCCAAGGAGTGCACTTCATCAATCAAACTGAATCAACGACCACAGATGGTAAAAAACGTTTAGAATGGAGCACCACCTTCAAGCCTCTTTTGGGAGATCTGAGCTTTACATTTTCGCTTAATGCCATccatgaaaaaaaagaataa
- the LOC117571107 gene encoding angiopoietin-related protein 2-like — translation MFAELNAKIDKISTINLEKTNFANSCAEATSLSRRSGVYQIRIPDYSPYPFMVSCDEDANGGGWTIVLRREDGSVNFYRNWKDYKQGFGNMNGEFFIGLEKLHMLTKEQDQELLFLMENSKGETKFAKYYQFAISSEKNLYALQTLGEYSGDAGDSFSGQMSYNFSARDRDNDVYTGNCALEYRGGWWYNKCHGSNLMGIYNETTYGKGVMWNTFSGLNDSLKMAKMMIRPRR, via the exons atgtttgccgAACTCAACgcaaaaattgacaaaatatCTACAATCAACTTAGAAAAGACAAATTTTGCCAACAGCTGTGCGGAAGCCACTTCACTGAGTCGTCGGAGTGGCGTCTATCAAATCCGAATACCCGATTACAGTCCATATCCGTTTATGGTCAGCTGCGACGAGGATGCCAACGGCGGAGGATGGACAATTGTGTTGCGACGTGAAGACGGAAGTGTCAACTTTTATAGGAACTGGAAAGACTATAAGCAAGGATTTGGAAATATGAACGGCGAATTCTTCATAGGCTTGGAAAAATTGCATATGCTGACTAAAGAACAGGATCAAGAATTGCTTTTTCTTATGGAGAATTCGAAGGGCgaaacaaaatttgcaaaatattatcaatttgCGATTAGTAGCGAGAAGAACTTGTATGCTTTACAAACATTGGGCGAATATTCTGGAGACGCTGGTGACTCTTTCTCAGGGCAAATGAGTTACAATTTTTCAGCTCGGGATCGAGATAATGATGTGTATACTGGAAATTGTGCTCTTGAATATCGAGGTGGCTGGTGGTACAATAAATGTCATGGCAG TAATCTAATGGGCATATATAATGAGACGACCTATGGAAAAGGAGTTATGTGGAACACATTTTCGGGCTTAAAtgattcattaaaaatggccAAAATGATGATAAGGCCGCGGAGATAA
- the LOC117571106 gene encoding ficolin-2-like, whose protein sequence is MLRLSIICIVIFFYVTIVICNVEYIPNLDKLGNLTIKYGNTTEIRFHLKDPSNILVQSQLDLIRLEQIRQGALLDQLLEKFHQLTSLEYQEFPGSCAEATALNRNSGIYQIRIPDYSLHPFIVSCDEDSHGGGWTIVLHRQDGSVDFFLFWKQYKNGFGNVKGEFFIGLEKLYAMTKELDQELIIVMEDVKGEKRYAKYNRFAIDSEANQYALKVLGEYSGDAGDSLSAHVNHKFTTQDRDNDGHKDNCAKMFTGAWWYASCHTSNLMGKYNDSTFGKGINWLAFTTHTASLKRVQMMIRPKRS, encoded by the exons ATGCTGAGATTGTCAATTATTTGCATAGTTATATTCTTTTATGTAACAATTGTAATATGCAATGTAGAATACATACCGAATCTCGATAAATTGGGAAACTTGACAATAAAATATGGTAACACAACCGAAAttcgttttcatttaaaagaCCCCAGCAATATTTTGGTCCAATCGCAACTCGATCTGATACG ATTGGAACAAATTCGACAAGGCGCATTGCTCGATCAACTCTTGGAGAAGTTTCACCAGTTGACTAGCCTAGAGTACCAAGAGTTTCCTGGTAGCTGTGCAGAGGCGACAGCTCTGAATCGTAATTCAGGTATCTACCAGATTCGTATTCCCGATTACAGTTTGCATCCGTTTATTGTCAGTTGCGATGAGGATTCGCATGGCGGTGGATGGACAATTGTGCTGCATCGTCAAGATGGAAGTGTGgacttctttcttttttggaaGCAATATAAAAATGGGTTCGGTAACGTAAAAGGCGAGTTCTTTATAGGGCTAGAAAAGCTGTATGCCATGACTAAAGAGCTGGACCAGGAACTGATCATAGTCATGGAAGATGTGAAGGGAGAGAAGAGGTATGCGAAATACAATCGATTTGCGATTGACAGTGAAGCGAATCAATATGCCTTGAAAGTGTTGGGCGAATATTCCGGAGATGCGGGAGATTCATTGAGTGCCCATGTAAATCACAAGTTTACAACCCAAGATCGCGATAACGATGGTCATAAAGACAATTGTGCAAAGATGTTTACAGGCGCCTGGTGGTATGCCAGCTGCCACACAAG CAATCTGATGGGGAAGTACAATGACAGCACTTTCGGAAAGGGCATCAATTGGCTGGCTTTCACGACTCACACGGCCTCCTTGAAGCGTGTACAAATGATGATAAGACCAAAAAGGTCGTGA
- the LOC117566793 gene encoding LOW QUALITY PROTEIN: putative gustatory receptor 59b (The sequence of the model RefSeq protein was modified relative to this genomic sequence to represent the inferred CDS: inserted 1 base in 1 codon), which produces MGKLQLLQWYHNYALVLGVTSHRLVTGRVQQSWLTRWYSVVANVFILIALPGMFWLSVEYIRQTNWFPNLIPFTSYILYSVSYAAISYTILSRRWRDCALVELESIVCKINRQHPHHVDRCLEYIFYLKLATMILLTLIGMVMCLMIPNEHRWNILLITFIFQNAMNIPPVATYRYFLALWYIASSYQSINRRLNELVNAFESRLPKRGERDELFRLWSMHAVLGRCTLKINKVYEFLMLAARFDFATFCVIXRYWGMLFAFAVDTPIYAIMFGCFNYWIRFLDFYLLDAMCDLTIQYQNNSYHGVSEGHWFKELNYYLLYTKSSKFEISVCGLYTVNRSRWFQMLGSLTTFTLLLLQFHLILKDKFTL; this is translated from the exons ATGGGCAAACTACAGCTATTGCAGTGGTACCATAACTACGCGTTAGTGCTTGGAGTAACCTCGCACAGACTGGTGACCGGAAGAGTGCAGCAATCATGGCTGACCCGTTGGTATTCGGTGGTGGCAAATGTTTTCATATTGATAGCGCTGCCTGGAATGTTCTGGCTATCGGTGGAGTACATAAGGCAAACAAATTGGTTCCCGAATCTAATACCATTCACCAGCTATATACTCTACTCGGTGTCGTACGCAGCTATATCCTATACGATACTCTCACGCCGCTGGCGGGACTGTGCTCTAGTGGAACTGGAGAGCATTGTGTGCAAAATCAATAGGCAACATCCACATCATGTGGATCGCTGTTTggaatatattttctacttgAAGTTGGCAACAATGATACTCTTGACACTGATCGGCATGGTCATGTGTTTAATGATTCCCAATGAGCACAGATGGAATATCCTGCTCATCACATTTATATTTCAGAATGCCATGAATATTCCACCTGTGGCCACCTATCGCTACTTTTTAGCTCTCTGGTATATTGCTTCCTCATATCAATCGATCAATCGCCGTCTGAACGAACTTGTGAATGCCTTCGAATCCAGATTACCCAAGCGCGGGGAGCGCGACGAATTGTTCCGTTTGTGGTCGATGCATGCGGTGCTTGGACGATGTACTTTGAAGATCAACAAGGTGTATGAATTCCTAATGCTGGCCGCTCGATTCGATTTTGCGACATTCTGTGTGA TACGGTATTGGGGAATGCTCTTTGCGTTTGCCGTCGACACTCCTATTTATGCGATCATGTTTGGATGCTTTAACTACTGGATTCGTTTTTTGGACTTTTATCTACTGGATGCTATGTGCGATCTGACAATTCAATATCAAAACAATTCATATCATGGAGTCTCCGAGGGACATTGGTTCAAAGAG TTgaattattacttattatatacGAAATCAtcgaaatttgaaatatcaGTTTGTGGTCTTTACACAGTAAATCGCAGTCGCTGGTTTCAAATGCTCGGCTCTCTCACGACATTCACtttattgctgctgcaatttcatttgattttaaaagataaattcaCACTGTAG